A part of Chloroflexota bacterium genomic DNA contains:
- a CDS encoding TIR domain-containing protein has protein sequence MTHDVFISYSHTDQAVANAIVASLEGEGIRCWIAPRDVTPGQTWGEAIVDAIEASQIMVMVLSDNSNHSRQVLREVERATAKEVIIIPFRIENIDPTGAMAYFLSAEHWLDALTPPLEKHINKLVRTVSAFLSGEQPPDKPFQSGPKKKKWLPYMIGMAAVLVFSILGFLVYRALNPVQNRVPDSPGTTPTSSIVSAIEPTVTTASVSSFELIGEYRTSHAAEGLYIEDNTLYLANGADNLMRINVSNPTNPMPLDVYSAYGALEVAVENGVAYIIIGEDSKEFLVIDFNNNTSFTYSNQNSDLPWNLSHLAVQNDLVHITGHNYWGIIDLTDPGNANELWSWEPPTNSGVTCTVVLDGDIAYIGAGWEGLYVFNISDPSSPELIGGYDTPNWIVGMSLSGDNLFLSLGDTGLLALDVSDPSRPIMMDTLETDGYVMESSATEDTLFLTYIVMDGYDVVESGVYAIDITDPAKLAIIATYTDLHQASDIQAWGDAVFVTDKPWGLAVLRLTP, from the coding sequence ATGACCCATGATGTTTTCATCAGCTATTCACACACAGATCAGGCTGTCGCCAACGCAATAGTGGCCAGCCTTGAAGGCGAGGGCATCCGCTGCTGGATCGCGCCTCGGGATGTCACCCCTGGGCAGACCTGGGGCGAGGCTATTGTGGATGCCATTGAAGCCTCTCAAATCATGGTGATGGTACTCTCCGACAATTCTAACCACTCCCGCCAGGTCCTTCGTGAAGTGGAACGGGCAACCGCCAAAGAAGTGATTATCATCCCATTCCGGATCGAAAATATTGACCCGACAGGCGCAATGGCGTATTTTCTTTCCGCCGAACATTGGCTGGATGCGCTCACACCCCCGCTGGAAAAGCACATTAATAAACTCGTCCGGACCGTTTCAGCGTTTCTATCCGGCGAGCAGCCTCCTGACAAACCTTTCCAATCCGGCCCAAAAAAGAAGAAGTGGCTGCCTTATATGATCGGGATGGCTGCCGTTCTGGTGTTTTCCATTTTGGGCTTCCTGGTCTACAGAGCACTCAATCCGGTTCAGAATAGAGTACCTGACAGTCCTGGCACCACACCTACCTCATCCATTGTATCCGCCATTGAGCCCACGGTAACCACTGCCTCAGTGTCCAGCTTCGAGCTGATCGGTGAATATCGGACATCTCATGCCGCTGAGGGCCTGTACATTGAGGATAACACGCTCTACCTGGCGAATGGCGCGGACAACCTGATGCGAATAAATGTCAGCAATCCCACCAATCCCATGCCTCTGGATGTCTATAGCGCCTATGGCGCGCTGGAAGTGGCCGTTGAAAATGGCGTAGCCTATATCATCATCGGCGAGGACTCCAAAGAGTTTCTGGTGATCGACTTCAATAACAACACATCCTTCACCTATTCCAACCAAAATAGTGATCTCCCCTGGAATTTATCTCACCTGGCCGTCCAAAATGACCTGGTACATATCACCGGTCATAATTACTGGGGCATTATTGACCTGACAGACCCGGGCAATGCCAATGAACTTTGGAGCTGGGAGCCACCGACTAATTCAGGCGTGACCTGCACCGTTGTGCTGGATGGCGATATCGCTTATATCGGTGCCGGTTGGGAAGGACTCTATGTTTTTAATATCAGCGATCCGAGCAGCCCTGAGCTCATTGGCGGCTATGACACGCCCAATTGGATCGTGGGCATGTCCCTTTCCGGTGACAACCTTTTCTTATCCCTGGGCGATACCGGCCTTCTAGCGCTGGACGTCTCGGACCCCAGCCGACCGATCATGATGGATACCCTAGAAACCGACGGATACGTCATGGAATCCTCGGCCACCGAAGACACGCTATTCCTTACCTACATCGTCATGGATGGTTATGATGTCGTGGAAAGCGGTGTTTATGCTATTGATATCACCGACCCGGCCAAGCTGGCTATCATTGCAACCTACACTGACCTGCATCAGGCTTCAGATATCCAAGCCTGGGGAGACGCCGTTTTTGTAACGGACAAACCCTGGGGACTTGCCGTTCTGCGACTGACCCCCTAA
- a CDS encoding CoA-disulfide reductase produces MKTIIIGGVAGGASTAARLRRMDEKAEIIILERGPYISFANCGLPYYIGEVISERDKLLVVTPEKLKAMMNIDSRVLNEVVSIDRKKKSVKVRNLETNTTYEETYDKLVLSPGAGPIVPPLPGVDLPGVFSLRNLPDMDKIKTFVDEKKPARAVVVGGGFIGLEIAENLVHRGVEVTLIEMLDQVMAPIDYEMAALVHQHLTFKRIRLALGDGLKAIATGKAGWMEVELSSGRKVDTEMVILSIGVRPENKLAKDAGLDLGVRGTVVTNEHMQTSDPDIYAVGDAAQVMSRLTDSPTALALAGPASREGRVAADHIAGNKKSVFPGVIGTSVVKVFDLTVASVGMNAKTLQQAEIPFQNVIIHASNHAGYYPGASPMAFKLLFNKKGKILGAQVVGIHGVDKRIDVIATAMQAGMTVFDLEELELAYAPPFSSSRDPVNIIGFTAANILRGDARVMTWDQVKTLDRSKVTIVDVRLPEELALGMIDGAINIPLQSVRQQINEIPKDRPVLLYCQTGQRSYFASRILNQLGFEAYNLTGGYKTYSHAVGRQSNFDVFEHVTINSREEIKEIPPMAITSGSEFSVDACGLQCPGPILKLYNKIKEVNEGDVVKVQATDFGFTSDVEAWANSTGNRLLSLDTVNGVIEARIQKGAPKVAEPGKAMGMNKTLIMFSGDLDKALAGCIIANGVVASGHKASIFFTFWGLNLLRKNEHVSVKKNLIERMFGWMMPRGTKKAQLSQMRMAGMGTEMIKSIMKKKNVDSLPVMLQTAIDNGVKIQACQMSMDLMGIKREELIDGIEVVGVASMLADSDDSNGVIFI; encoded by the coding sequence ATGAAGACCATTATTATTGGGGGCGTGGCCGGTGGGGCCAGCACAGCTGCACGGTTACGCCGGATGGACGAAAAGGCTGAGATCATCATCCTCGAACGAGGACCCTATATCTCATTTGCCAACTGTGGCCTCCCATATTATATCGGTGAGGTTATTTCGGAACGCGACAAATTGCTGGTTGTGACGCCCGAAAAACTCAAGGCGATGATGAACATCGATTCCCGGGTTCTCAATGAAGTTGTCAGCATTGATCGCAAGAAGAAATCCGTGAAGGTTCGCAACCTTGAAACCAACACGACCTATGAAGAGACCTACGATAAACTCGTGCTCTCCCCCGGCGCCGGCCCCATCGTGCCGCCGCTGCCCGGTGTGGATTTGCCCGGTGTTTTCAGTTTGCGTAACCTGCCTGATATGGATAAGATCAAGACCTTCGTTGATGAGAAAAAACCCGCCCGCGCCGTTGTGGTCGGCGGCGGTTTCATCGGCCTGGAAATTGCCGAAAACCTCGTCCACCGTGGCGTGGAAGTCACTCTGATTGAAATGCTGGATCAGGTTATGGCGCCCATTGACTATGAAATGGCTGCCCTGGTGCACCAGCATTTGACCTTCAAGCGGATTCGCCTGGCACTCGGTGATGGACTGAAAGCCATTGCGACCGGAAAAGCCGGCTGGATGGAAGTTGAACTCTCCAGCGGCCGCAAGGTTGACACCGAGATGGTGATCCTCTCCATCGGCGTCCGCCCGGAGAACAAACTGGCGAAGGATGCCGGTCTTGACTTGGGTGTCCGCGGCACTGTCGTAACCAACGAACATATGCAGACCTCCGACCCCGACATCTATGCCGTCGGCGATGCGGCTCAGGTGATGAGCCGGTTGACCGACAGCCCAACCGCCCTCGCCCTGGCAGGCCCTGCCAGCCGTGAAGGCCGAGTGGCTGCGGATCACATTGCCGGGAACAAGAAATCCGTCTTCCCCGGTGTGATCGGCACTTCCGTGGTGAAGGTCTTTGACCTGACGGTCGCTTCGGTCGGGATGAACGCCAAGACCCTCCAACAGGCGGAGATCCCTTTCCAAAATGTCATCATTCATGCCTCCAACCATGCCGGCTACTACCCTGGCGCTTCACCAATGGCTTTCAAACTCCTTTTCAACAAAAAGGGTAAGATCCTGGGAGCGCAGGTCGTAGGTATTCATGGCGTTGATAAGCGAATTGATGTCATCGCCACAGCCATGCAGGCCGGCATGACCGTTTTCGACCTCGAAGAACTTGAACTGGCCTATGCGCCGCCCTTCAGCTCTTCCCGTGACCCCGTAAATATCATCGGCTTCACTGCTGCCAACATTCTGCGCGGCGATGCCCGTGTGATGACCTGGGACCAGGTGAAAACACTGGATCGCAGTAAAGTCACCATCGTGGATGTCCGTTTGCCGGAAGAGCTCGCTCTCGGCATGATTGATGGCGCCATCAACATCCCGCTGCAGAGTGTTCGCCAGCAGATCAACGAAATCCCCAAGGACCGTCCCGTACTGCTTTACTGCCAGACCGGCCAGCGTTCCTACTTTGCCTCCCGGATCCTCAACCAGCTTGGTTTTGAGGCCTATAACCTGACCGGCGGCTATAAGACCTATTCGCATGCGGTTGGACGCCAGTCCAATTTTGACGTCTTTGAGCATGTAACGATCAACAGCCGGGAAGAGATCAAGGAAATCCCACCCATGGCCATCACCTCCGGCAGCGAGTTCTCGGTGGATGCCTGCGGGCTGCAGTGCCCCGGCCCCATCCTGAAGCTCTATAACAAGATCAAAGAGGTCAATGAGGGCGATGTCGTCAAGGTTCAGGCCACCGATTTCGGCTTCACCTCCGACGTGGAAGCCTGGGCCAACTCCACCGGCAACCGCCTGCTCTCACTGGATACCGTCAACGGTGTGATTGAAGCCCGGATCCAAAAGGGTGCCCCGAAAGTCGCTGAACCCGGTAAAGCCATGGGCATGAACAAGACTCTGATCATGTTCTCAGGTGATTTGGATAAGGCGCTGGCTGGCTGCATCATCGCCAATGGCGTTGTTGCTTCCGGTCATAAAGCCTCGATCTTCTTCACCTTCTGGGGCTTGAACCTGCTCCGTAAGAATGAGCATGTCAGTGTCAAGAAGAACCTGATCGAGCGGATGTTCGGCTGGATGATGCCCCGCGGCACCAAGAAAGCCCAGCTCTCCCAAATGAGAATGGCCGGGATGGGCACTGAGATGATCAAGAGCATTATGAAGAAGAAAAACGTCGATTCCCTGCCTGTGATGCTGCAGACCGCCATTGATAACGGGGTCAAGATCCAGGCCTGCCAGATGTCCATGGACCTGATGGGGATCAAGCGGGAAGAACTGATCGATGGGATCGAAGTGGTTGGCGTGGCATCCATGCTGGCCGACTCCGACGACTCCAACGGCGTGATCTTCATCTAA
- a CDS encoding NAD-binding protein yields the protein MNIQRITVKRIWAKFKWGILAVLWAASFLLGYWGFERYAFANQFDQSSTEILYRTLQLISMNSGAVDGVNNWMLEGARFALPGLTAITALEALATIFREQTVWLRLWRKKGHIVVCGLGRKGRFLVDDLLASGYQVVVIEQQVTPVIVEEYQRRGAIILEGDATDPEMLENARINRAKTLICLLGDDSQNLQVAFLAAHLIRREPQDKLTCLVHFVSRDLMEVVRASEQSLAAESNVVWEVFNTYDRAAQQLIQEDSILADESNSKPMSFLVCGLGGFGKGLIRQMAYTLYRRKFTGKVNMIVLDQEADARLAELRAHCPKVDTIFQFQPVNIDLSCNSDLRSQLTTLLKRKKLEEVFICLGNPVLSVQVFLVIRQILSNKDIPIRTRIEQGSGMTYLLENHQDGHFFDIYQQTCTHELVIGGTHELVARQLREYYLKGLDTADAKRQLATPWEKIEEDEKQANRAQASRIYRILSENGYQVSPLIDWDAADREFDHQDVELMGKMEHQLWCDWKRDQGWQHGEVQDSGQKTNPDLIPWEDLLPEEREKNRHFIRCLPELLAEIGLQIDN from the coding sequence ATGAATATTCAGCGGATAACGGTCAAGCGAATTTGGGCGAAGTTCAAATGGGGTATCCTGGCTGTTTTATGGGCTGCCAGCTTCCTGTTGGGATATTGGGGGTTTGAAAGGTATGCCTTTGCCAACCAATTTGATCAATCTTCCACCGAGATCCTCTATCGCACGCTTCAATTGATCAGCATGAACTCCGGTGCCGTGGATGGCGTGAACAATTGGATGTTGGAAGGGGCCCGCTTTGCCCTGCCAGGTTTGACCGCTATCACGGCCTTGGAAGCCTTGGCGACCATCTTCCGGGAGCAGACCGTTTGGCTGCGGCTGTGGCGTAAGAAGGGACATATCGTCGTCTGTGGTCTTGGCCGCAAGGGACGTTTTCTGGTGGATGACCTGCTTGCCAGCGGCTATCAGGTGGTGGTCATCGAGCAGCAGGTTACCCCGGTGATCGTGGAGGAATATCAGCGCAGAGGGGCGATCATCCTGGAGGGTGATGCGACTGACCCGGAGATGTTGGAAAATGCACGTATCAACCGGGCAAAGACTCTCATTTGCCTATTGGGGGATGATTCCCAAAACCTGCAAGTGGCTTTCCTGGCGGCCCATCTCATCCGGAGAGAACCCCAGGATAAACTGACCTGTCTGGTGCATTTTGTCTCCCGTGATCTGATGGAAGTGGTCCGGGCGAGCGAACAATCCCTGGCTGCAGAGTCCAATGTGGTGTGGGAGGTATTCAACACCTATGATCGGGCAGCCCAGCAATTAATTCAGGAAGATTCCATATTAGCAGATGAATCCAATAGCAAACCGATGAGCTTTTTGGTCTGCGGCCTGGGTGGCTTTGGTAAAGGCCTCATCCGACAGATGGCCTACACTCTTTATCGGAGGAAATTCACGGGCAAGGTCAATATGATCGTTTTGGATCAGGAAGCGGATGCCCGACTGGCCGAATTGCGTGCCCATTGCCCCAAGGTTGACACGATTTTCCAGTTTCAACCGGTCAATATTGATTTGAGCTGCAATTCGGATTTGAGAAGCCAGTTAACTACCTTATTGAAGAGGAAAAAGCTTGAGGAAGTCTTCATCTGTCTGGGAAATCCGGTTTTAAGTGTACAGGTATTCCTGGTGATCAGGCAGATCCTTTCAAATAAGGACATTCCGATCAGAACCCGGATTGAACAGGGTTCAGGCATGACCTATCTGTTGGAAAATCATCAGGATGGTCATTTCTTCGATATTTACCAGCAGACCTGCACGCACGAGTTAGTCATTGGCGGTACCCATGAACTGGTGGCCCGGCAGTTGCGGGAGTATTATCTCAAAGGGCTGGATACCGCAGATGCAAAGCGGCAGTTGGCGACCCCCTGGGAGAAAATTGAAGAGGACGAGAAGCAAGCCAATCGGGCCCAAGCCAGCCGGATTTACCGGATATTGAGCGAAAATGGCTATCAGGTCTCGCCCCTGATCGATTGGGATGCTGCGGATAGGGAATTTGACCATCAGGATGTGGAACTGATGGGTAAAATGGAGCACCAACTCTGGTGCGATTGGAAGCGTGACCAGGGCTGGCAGCATGGCGAGGTCCAGGACAGCGGCCAAAAAACCAATCCGGATCTTATCCCTTGGGAGGACCTGCTACCGGAGGAGCGCGAGAAGAACCGCCATTTCATCCGCTGCCTGCCTGAATTGTTGGCTGAAATTGGCCTTCAAATTGATAATTAG
- a CDS encoding citryl-CoA lyase, with product MATIKHWDTEISYTTEDQIRVRGYDLVEMMGTVPFSHVVHLLFTGELPSPKVGRVVDALMVASIDHGPGSPSALATRTAASGGACMKNAAVAGFLTLDKSHGAAVEDCMKVLIKVLELTEETSGGEEEKAAIVVDFLQSEKEAGRKIPGFGHRQHHHDPRVDKLFALTMDAGVNGQYLAIAQAISKALSERAGKELPINVDGAVAAILCELGYPVGLGNAPFLIARLSSLLIHAYEEIESMPRMRRIDPVDFGYVGVADRELPKFYQPEDEE from the coding sequence ATGGCGACCATAAAACATTGGGATACTGAAATATCTTATACAACGGAAGATCAGATCCGAGTTAGGGGATACGATCTGGTAGAGATGATGGGAACAGTTCCATTCTCTCATGTTGTCCACTTACTGTTCACGGGTGAACTGCCCTCGCCAAAGGTTGGCAGAGTCGTTGATGCCCTAATGGTGGCTTCTATTGATCATGGACCTGGATCGCCATCCGCTTTGGCCACCAGGACTGCTGCCTCGGGTGGCGCTTGTATGAAAAATGCTGCAGTGGCTGGTTTCCTGACGCTGGACAAATCTCATGGTGCTGCTGTTGAAGATTGTATGAAAGTTCTGATAAAGGTTTTAGAATTGACTGAAGAAACCTCCGGCGGCGAAGAAGAAAAAGCTGCCATCGTGGTGGATTTTCTACAGAGTGAAAAAGAAGCAGGAAGAAAGATCCCAGGTTTTGGCCATCGCCAACATCATCATGACCCTCGGGTTGATAAACTTTTCGCGCTGACAATGGATGCTGGTGTTAACGGACAATACCTTGCCATTGCCCAGGCTATTTCAAAGGCTTTATCTGAAAGGGCTGGTAAAGAGTTGCCTATTAATGTCGATGGGGCGGTTGCGGCGATTCTCTGCGAGCTGGGTTACCCGGTTGGGCTTGGGAACGCGCCTTTCCTCATCGCGCGTCTGTCCAGTTTGCTCATCCATGCCTATGAAGAAATTGAGAGTATGCCCCGGATGCGGCGGATTGATCCGGTAGATTTTGGTTATGTCGGCGTTGCCGATCGAGAATTGCCCAAATTCTACCAACCTGAGGACGAAGAATAG
- a CDS encoding ATPase produces the protein MTAPSSGNCVLITGDLALDWHIINQAQNQGDSIGWNRNMWTRACSQIGGAGLLADLIKQSTALDPQLQSTTFLTPNISKQPFHPCQDQFHNSYALWSKFSEGKQSVWRVSQFLGLDPVESYVKDGIAPFPISTTETPNVLVIDDANLGFRDHPEFWPDAIKNGADLDWIIYKMACPIAQGPLWEHLRDNYAEKLVVVIPVQDLRKSEVHISQGLSWERTAQDIVWELVYNPTINSLGTCSDVIVSFNPAGAVHLTHRKAGQLSPVPEGFLYFDPDIIEGSWREKHSGEVIGYTTCLTSSLAHQLIKDPKNPDLSQGIQSGLSAIRLLHLEGYQLNQDNPEKLQFPIESIARHITEPSASFAKVKIQNPVFVYDQKASLSDEERRNGWWTILEDQYLENLHQIAEKIVLNGIEPTLKNVPLGRFGHLLSVDRQEIESFRSIHNLASEYLKKGNQKKPLSIAVFGAPGSGKSFGITQVAQSLAEGQVEVLEFNLSQFSGPEEIIDALHRVRDVVLSGKIPLVFWDEFDSRLNDQDLGWLRFFLSPMQDGSFRQEQIVHPIGRSIFVFAGGTSHRIDEFGKKLSDEKYRAAKVPDFVSRLKGFVNIMGPNPPENTMESDPYYIIRRAILLRSLLERSAKNLFTKINGIKVLNIDGGVLKAFLEVDRYKHGIRSMESIITMSSLSDKHAYERSCLPPSDQLNLHVDSVEFLSLVQTMKLQGELLEKLAQANHTIYQRMMTGKSTGSAQDSSKKDWDDLPEDEKEQNRNAIKDIPNKLASIGYVMIPSRSNQPIFHFPQQDQDAIALAMIEHNRWWNNKLEMGWEVGPVTDKENKIHASMVPWEELSPEEQEKDIEFIRAIPKILAEAGYTMNKVKQDEKA, from the coding sequence ATGACTGCTCCTTCTTCTGGTAATTGCGTTTTAATCACTGGCGATTTGGCTTTGGATTGGCATATCATCAATCAGGCACAAAATCAGGGGGACAGTATCGGCTGGAACAGAAATATGTGGACCAGGGCCTGCTCTCAAATCGGCGGGGCCGGGCTGCTGGCTGATCTAATTAAACAGTCCACAGCTTTGGATCCCCAACTCCAATCAACAACATTCCTAACGCCCAATATCTCCAAGCAGCCTTTTCACCCCTGTCAGGACCAGTTTCATAACTCCTATGCTCTTTGGTCGAAATTCTCAGAGGGAAAACAATCCGTCTGGCGGGTGTCACAGTTCCTCGGGTTAGACCCGGTCGAGAGTTATGTGAAGGATGGAATAGCGCCCTTCCCCATCTCAACCACCGAAACGCCCAATGTCCTCGTGATTGACGATGCCAACCTGGGATTCCGCGATCACCCAGAATTCTGGCCTGATGCCATTAAAAATGGGGCTGATCTGGATTGGATCATCTACAAGATGGCTTGTCCTATCGCCCAAGGACCCCTTTGGGAACATCTCCGCGACAACTACGCCGAGAAACTGGTAGTTGTCATTCCCGTTCAAGACCTCCGAAAGAGTGAAGTCCATATCAGCCAGGGCCTGTCCTGGGAGCGGACCGCACAGGATATTGTGTGGGAATTGGTTTATAACCCAACGATCAACAGCCTGGGAACCTGTTCAGATGTCATCGTCTCTTTCAACCCCGCCGGTGCCGTCCATCTGACCCACAGAAAAGCAGGACAGCTCAGCCCTGTGCCCGAAGGTTTCTTATATTTCGACCCGGATATCATTGAAGGCAGTTGGCGGGAAAAACACAGCGGTGAGGTTATAGGCTACACAACCTGCCTGACCAGCAGCCTTGCGCATCAGCTCATCAAAGACCCGAAAAATCCTGATCTTTCCCAGGGCATCCAATCCGGGCTTTCAGCCATTCGGCTCCTGCACCTGGAAGGATATCAGCTCAATCAGGATAATCCTGAAAAACTTCAATTCCCAATAGAATCCATTGCCAGGCATATCACTGAGCCCTCTGCATCCTTTGCCAAGGTCAAGATCCAAAATCCAGTGTTTGTCTATGACCAAAAGGCAAGCCTATCGGATGAAGAGAGGCGCAATGGCTGGTGGACAATTCTCGAAGATCAATATCTTGAAAATCTGCATCAAATTGCGGAAAAGATTGTTCTGAATGGCATTGAGCCAACCTTGAAAAATGTCCCTCTGGGGAGATTTGGACACCTGTTATCCGTGGACCGGCAGGAAATTGAGAGTTTTCGCAGTATCCACAACCTGGCCAGCGAATATCTGAAGAAAGGGAACCAGAAGAAACCACTTTCGATTGCGGTATTTGGCGCCCCAGGTTCCGGTAAATCCTTTGGCATCACCCAGGTGGCTCAATCACTGGCAGAGGGCCAGGTAGAGGTGTTGGAATTTAACCTCTCCCAGTTCTCCGGACCGGAAGAGATCATTGATGCTCTTCATCGCGTGCGTGATGTGGTACTGTCCGGTAAAATCCCGCTGGTCTTTTGGGATGAATTCGATTCCCGGTTGAACGACCAGGATCTGGGATGGCTGCGCTTTTTCCTCTCCCCCATGCAGGATGGTTCCTTCCGTCAGGAGCAGATCGTTCATCCAATTGGACGTTCAATATTCGTCTTTGCTGGCGGAACGAGTCACCGAATTGATGAATTCGGCAAGAAATTATCTGATGAAAAGTATCGGGCCGCCAAAGTGCCTGACTTTGTCAGCCGGTTGAAGGGCTTCGTGAATATCATGGGGCCAAACCCGCCAGAGAACACAATGGAGTCAGATCCCTATTACATCATCCGCCGGGCCATCTTATTGCGGTCACTACTTGAAAGATCCGCGAAGAATCTTTTCACCAAAATTAACGGCATAAAGGTTCTAAATATTGACGGCGGCGTACTCAAAGCTTTCCTTGAGGTAGATAGGTACAAACACGGCATCCGGTCAATGGAATCGATCATCACAATGAGTTCGCTTAGCGACAAGCATGCCTATGAGAGGTCCTGCCTGCCCCCCAGCGACCAATTGAACCTGCATGTTGATTCGGTCGAATTCCTCTCACTTGTGCAGACCATGAAGCTGCAAGGTGAGCTGCTGGAAAAACTCGCCCAGGCAAATCACACGATCTATCAACGGATGATGACCGGGAAATCCACCGGTTCGGCCCAGGACAGCAGTAAGAAAGATTGGGACGACCTGCCGGAGGACGAAAAGGAACAAAATCGCAATGCCATCAAAGATATTCCCAATAAATTAGCATCCATCGGTTACGTGATGATCCCCTCCAGAAGCAACCAGCCAATCTTCCACTTCCCACAGCAAGATCAGGATGCCATTGCCCTGGCAATGATCGAACATAACAGATGGTGGAACAATAAACTGGAGATGGGCTGGGAAGTTGGCCCTGTTACCGATAAAGAAAATAAAATCCATGCCTCGATGGTCCCCTGGGAAGAACTCAGCCCGGAAGAGCAGGAAAAGGACATCGAGTTCATCCGGGCGATTCCGAAAATCCTGGCCGAAGCAGGCTATACAATGAATAAAGTGAAACAGGACGAGAAGGCTTAA